In Rattus rattus isolate New Zealand chromosome 3, Rrattus_CSIRO_v1, whole genome shotgun sequence, one genomic interval encodes:
- the LOC116896771 gene encoding transmembrane protein 258-like: MEIEAMNRYTNPVNPHLTVVLLAISMSSTAWFFVYEVTSTKYTRDIFKELLISLVASLFMGFGVLFLALSVSIYI; this comes from the coding sequence ATGGAGATTGAGGCCATGAATAGGTATACCAACCCAGTGAACCCTCACCTGACTGTGGTACTTCTGGCCATCAGCATGTCCTCCACCGCCTGGTTCTTCGTTTATGAAGTCACCTCTACCAAGTACACGCGCGATATTTTCAAAGAGCTCCTCATCTCCTTGGTGGCCTCACTCTTCATGGGCTTTGGAGTCCTCTTCCTCGCGCTCTCGGTTAGCATCTACATATGA
- the LOC116896770 gene encoding LOW QUALITY PROTEIN: heat shock protein HSP 90-beta-like (The sequence of the model RefSeq protein was modified relative to this genomic sequence to represent the inferred CDS: inserted 1 base in 1 codon; substituted 2 bases at 2 genomic stop codons) — protein MPEEVHHGKEEVXTFAFQAEIAQLMSLIINTFYSNKIFLRKLISNASDALDKIWYESLMDPYKLDSRKELKIDIIPNPQDRTLTLVDTGIGMTKADLINNLGTIAKSGTKAFMEALQAGADISMIGQFGVGFFSAYLVADEVVVVTKHNDDEQYAWESFAGGSFTVHADHDEPIGWGTKVILHLKEDQTEYLEERRVKEVVKKHLQFIGYLITLYLEKEXEKENSDDEAEEEKGEKGEEDKEDEEKPKIEDVGSDEEDENGKDKKKKTKTIKEKYIDQEELNKTKPIWTRNPNDITQEEYGEFYKILTNDWEDHLIVKHFSVEGQLEFRALLFIPWRAPFDLFENKKKKNIKLYVCRVLIMDSYDELITEYLNCIRGVADSEDLPLNISREMLQQSKILKVIRKNIVKKCLELFSELAEDKENYKKFSKNLKLRIHEDSTNHHHLSELLRYHTSQSGDEMTSLSEYVSRMKETQKSIYYITGDSKQQVANSAFVECVWKRGFEVVNMTEPIDEHCVQQLKESNGKNLVSVTKEGLELPEDEEEMKKMEERKAKFENLCKLMKEILDKKVEKVTISNRLVSSPCCIVTSTYGWTANMEQIMKAQALRDNSTMGYMMAKKHLEINPDHPNVETLRQKAEADKNNKAVKELVVLLFETALLSSGFSLEDPQTRSNCIFHMIKLGLGIDEDEVTAEEPSAAVPEEIPPXEGDEDASRMEEVD, from the exons ATGCCTGAGGAAGTTCACCATGGAAAGGAAGAGGTGTAGACCTTTGCCTTTCAGGCAGAAATTGCCCAGCTGATGTCCCTCATCATCAACACTTTCTACTCAAACAAGATTTTCCTCCGGAAGTTGATCTCTAATGCTTCTGATGCCCTGGACAAGATTTGGTATGAGAGCCTGATGGACCCTTACAAGTTGGACAGCAGGAAAGAGCTGAAGATTGACATCATCCCCAACCCTCAGGATCGCACACTGACTTTGGTGGACACAGGCATTGGCATGACCAAGGCTGACCTCATAAATAACTTGGGAACCATTGCTAAGTCTGGTACAAAGGCATTCATGGAGGCTCTCCAGGCTGGTGCAGACATCTCCATGATTGGGCAGTTTGGTGTTGGCTTCTTCTCTGCCTACCTGGTGGCAGATGAAGTGGTTGTGGTCACAAAGCACAATGATGACGAGCAGTATGCCTGGGAGTCTTTTGCTGGTGGATCCTTCACTGTCCATGCAGACCATGATGAGCCCATTGGCTGGGGTACCAAAGTGATCCTTCACCTCAAAGAAGACCAGACAGAGTACTTAGAGGAGAGGAGGGTCAAGGAAGTGGTGAAGAAACACTTGCAGTTCATAGGCTACCTCATCACCCTCTACCtggagaaggaatgagagaaggaGAACAGTGATgatgaggcagaggaagagaaaggggagaaaggggaggaagataaggaggatgaggagaagccTAAGATTGAGGATGTGGGATCTGATGAGGAAgatgagaatggcaaagataagaaaaagaaaacaaagacgaTCAAGGAGAAGTACATTGACCAGGAAGAGCTGAATAAGACGAAGCCTATCTGGACCAGAAATCCCAATGACATCACTCAAGAGGAATATGGTGAATTCTATAAGATCCTCACCAATGACTGGGAAGACCACTTGATAGTCAAGCACTTCTCTGTAGAAGGGCAGTTGGAATTCAGGGCATTGCTCTTCATTCCCTGGCGAgctccctttgacctctttgagaacaagaaaaaaaagaacatcaaatTGTATGTCTGTCGTGTGTTGATCATGGACAGCTATGATGAGCTGATAACTGAGTACCTCAACTGCATTCGTGGTGTGGCTGATTCTGAGGACCTGCCCCTGAACATCTCCCGAGAAATGCTCCAGCAGAGCAAGATCCTGAAAGTCATCCGCAAGAACATTGTGAAGAAGTGCCTTGAGCTCTTCTCTGAATTGGCTGAAGACAAAGAGAACTACAAGAAATTCTCCAAGAATTTAAAGCTTAGAATCCATGAGGATTCCACTAACCATCACCACCTCTCTGAGCTCCTTCGCTACCACACCTCTCAGTCTGGAGATGAGATGACTTCCCTGTCAGAGTATGTGTCTCGCatgaaggagacacagaagtCCATCTACTATATCACTGGTGACAGCAAACAGCAAGTGGCCAACTCTGCctttgtggagtgtgtgtggaaACGAGGCTTTGAGGTGGTGAATATGACTGAGCCCATTGATGAGCATTGCGTGCAGCAGCTCAAGGAATCCAATGGCAAGAACCTTGTCTCAGTGACCAAGGAGGGCCTGGAGCTaccagaagatgaggaagagatgaagaaaatggaggagagaaaggCAAAGTTTGAGAATCTCTGCAAGCTCATGAAGGAGATCTTGGACAAGAAGGTTGAAAAAGTGACTATCTCCAATAGGCTTGTGTCTTCACCCTGCTGCATTGTGACAAGCACCTATGGCTGGACAGCCAACATGGAACAGATCATGAAGGCTCAGGCACTGCGAGACAATTCTACAATGGGCTACATGATGGCCAAAAAACACCTAGAGATCAACCCTGACCACCCCAATGTGGAGACTCTGcggcagaaggctgaggcagacaaaaacaacaaagctgTCAAGGAGCTGGTGGTGCTGCTGTTTGaaactgctctgctctcctctggcttctcacttGAGGACCCCCAAACCCGCTCCAACTGCATCTTCCACATGATTAAGTTAGGCCTGGGCATTGATGAAGATGAGGTCACTGCAGAAGAACCCAGTGCTGCTGTTCCTGAGGAGATCCCCC TGGAGGGTGATGAGGATGCCTCTCGAATGGAAGAAGTGGATTAA